Proteins encoded in a region of the Streptomyces sp. NBC_00258 genome:
- a CDS encoding DeoR/GlpR family DNA-binding transcription regulator: protein MSRDARWQALLELLVERGRLDVEEAAAELAVSAATIRRDFDQLAEQQMLVRTRGGAVVHGVSYELPLRYKTARHASEKQRIAKAVANLVAPGEAVGLTGGTTTTEVARALAVRSDLASGSPALTIVTNALNIANELAVRPQFKIVLTGGVARPQSYELVGPLADGVLGQITLDVAVLGVVALDVAHGAAATDEAEAAINRLLCERAERVIVAADSSKLGQRAFALICSAESVDTLVTDVAVSEDMVRRFEEAGVTVVAV, encoded by the coding sequence ATGTCGCGCGACGCCCGCTGGCAGGCGCTGCTGGAGCTGCTCGTGGAGCGGGGCCGGCTGGATGTCGAGGAGGCGGCGGCCGAGCTGGCGGTGTCGGCGGCCACGATCCGGCGCGACTTCGACCAGCTAGCCGAGCAGCAGATGCTCGTACGGACCCGGGGCGGCGCGGTCGTGCACGGCGTCTCGTACGAGCTGCCGCTGCGCTACAAGACGGCCCGCCACGCCTCCGAGAAGCAGCGCATCGCGAAGGCCGTGGCGAACCTCGTCGCGCCCGGCGAGGCGGTCGGCCTGACCGGTGGCACGACCACCACGGAGGTGGCCCGCGCACTGGCCGTCCGCAGTGATCTCGCGTCCGGCTCGCCCGCCCTGACGATCGTCACGAACGCCCTCAACATCGCCAACGAGCTGGCGGTGCGGCCCCAGTTCAAGATCGTGCTGACCGGCGGCGTCGCCCGCCCGCAGTCGTACGAGCTCGTCGGCCCTCTCGCCGACGGCGTACTCGGCCAGATCACCCTGGACGTGGCCGTCCTCGGCGTGGTCGCCCTCGACGTGGCCCATGGCGCCGCTGCGACGGACGAGGCGGAGGCCGCGATCAACCGCTTGCTCTGCGAGCGCGCCGAGCGTGTGATCGTCGCTGCCGACTCCAGCAAGCTCGGGCAGCGGGCCTTCGCCCTGATCTGCTCCGCGGAGTCGGTGGACACGCTGGTCACGGACGTGGCGGTGAGTGAGGACATGGTGCGGCGGTTCGAGGAGGCGGGGGTCACGGTCGTCGCCGTCTGA
- a CDS encoding VMAP-C domain-containing protein yields MAFDESGGSSWHGPGVELLLRLTEVLCELGCMQDASGRGQFAVLLGDQLHQHIDLRGVRLREDVVTLVRAALSAPGGERVLVWVVDVCEGTEAAAELKAVVDSATAPSASMPPPGPLSGYDESTAHALLNAVRENVPTTRLRDALVEELHGMDLPIGRTIEQLFTYTVELNAQPDGLPPAVLLIDHAARLVGAADHRKALSDWVEAWARHADLLEPLERRRARRAATEYDPEIPRCLVVAVEPARDGSDEIVVRPWLNTAPGRWQPQPGEPVTTTLGRLGPAVEGVLRQGARLWAVRPEPKQEDREQPPPYIEFVLPYDLLNHDVARLRLTTGGGNALPLGLRYGVHLRSLDRMRTDDVLVMDQWRERWRTMQQHGISVRSWGEPDGLRVDDWQVSLAEEHDRTAVVLDAPAEPLALEALKAAIAEGIGLAVWDRRGVFLDERREVVTAVFASVPTPAQVPMAVHRLRRKAEANPQGPLLLGRHIAFFWDDPTRLVDIQTTDPGDLASEEAPA; encoded by the coding sequence GTGGCTTTCGACGAGTCCGGCGGTAGTTCCTGGCATGGGCCAGGAGTTGAGCTGTTGTTGCGACTGACCGAGGTGCTCTGCGAACTGGGCTGCATGCAAGACGCTTCCGGACGAGGGCAGTTCGCCGTACTGCTCGGAGACCAGCTGCACCAGCACATCGACCTGCGCGGCGTCAGGCTCCGCGAGGACGTGGTGACACTGGTGCGTGCCGCGTTGAGCGCACCGGGCGGGGAACGCGTACTCGTGTGGGTGGTCGATGTCTGCGAAGGGACCGAGGCGGCTGCCGAGTTGAAAGCGGTGGTCGACTCCGCCACCGCGCCATCCGCCTCGATGCCGCCGCCCGGCCCGCTGTCCGGCTACGACGAGAGCACCGCGCACGCCCTTCTGAATGCTGTCAGAGAGAACGTGCCGACGACCCGATTACGGGACGCACTCGTCGAGGAGTTGCACGGTATGGACCTCCCCATCGGGCGGACCATCGAACAACTCTTCACCTATACGGTCGAGTTGAATGCCCAACCGGACGGACTGCCGCCCGCCGTACTACTGATCGACCATGCCGCCCGGCTCGTCGGGGCTGCCGACCATCGCAAGGCACTCTCGGACTGGGTCGAGGCATGGGCACGGCACGCGGACCTGCTGGAGCCCCTGGAGCGACGCCGGGCCCGGCGCGCCGCCACCGAGTACGATCCCGAGATTCCGCGCTGTCTGGTCGTGGCCGTCGAACCGGCCCGCGACGGTTCCGACGAGATCGTCGTACGCCCTTGGCTCAACACCGCGCCTGGACGCTGGCAACCGCAGCCCGGTGAGCCCGTCACGACGACTCTCGGCCGTCTCGGCCCCGCCGTCGAAGGTGTGCTTCGCCAGGGGGCCCGGCTGTGGGCGGTTCGCCCCGAACCAAAGCAGGAGGACCGGGAACAGCCACCGCCGTACATCGAGTTCGTCCTTCCGTATGACCTCCTCAACCACGATGTGGCCAGGCTGAGGCTCACTACCGGAGGCGGGAACGCGCTTCCGCTCGGCCTGAGGTACGGGGTGCACCTACGCAGTCTGGATCGCATGCGTACCGATGACGTACTCGTCATGGACCAGTGGCGGGAGCGCTGGCGCACCATGCAGCAACACGGGATCTCGGTGCGGAGCTGGGGCGAGCCGGATGGCCTGCGGGTCGACGACTGGCAGGTGTCGCTCGCCGAGGAACACGACCGGACGGCCGTGGTGCTGGACGCCCCCGCCGAGCCGCTCGCACTCGAGGCACTGAAGGCAGCCATCGCCGAGGGCATAGGTCTGGCGGTCTGGGATCGCAGGGGCGTTTTCCTCGATGAGCGGCGGGAAGTAGTGACCGCCGTGTTCGCGTCAGTGCCGACGCCCGCGCAGGTTCCGATGGCCGTCCACCGCCTTCGCCGAAAGGCCGAAGCCAATCCTCAAGGTCCGCTGCTTCTGGGAAGGCACATTGCCTTCTTCTGGGACGACCCCACACGACTCGTCGACATCCAGACCACCGATCCCGGCGATCTCGCCAGCGAGGAGGCTCCGGCATGA
- a CDS encoding SIS domain-containing protein, translating to MSHVENELKSQPECWVRAAGEAAAHGDALPAAGERVAVVGCGTSWFMAQAVAVLREQAGQGETDAFAASEFPHGRSYDRVVALTRSGTTTEVLDLLGRLKGRTRTVAVTADPRTPVMEAADDIVVLDYADEKSVVQTRFATTALTLLRAHLGLHTDAVVADARTALAEPLPEGLVDCTQFTFLGRGWSVGLANEAGLKMREASLAWTEAYPAMEYRHGPISVTTEGTATWMLGEAPEGLAQQVRDTGALWVEGGLDPLAELVRAQRLAVAVAAARGLDPDQPRHLTRSVVLTTH from the coding sequence GTGAGCCATGTCGAGAACGAGCTGAAGAGCCAGCCCGAGTGCTGGGTACGGGCCGCGGGGGAAGCCGCGGCCCACGGGGACGCGCTGCCCGCCGCGGGGGAGCGGGTGGCCGTCGTCGGATGCGGCACGTCGTGGTTCATGGCGCAGGCCGTCGCGGTGCTGCGTGAGCAGGCGGGCCAGGGCGAGACCGACGCCTTCGCCGCCTCCGAGTTCCCGCACGGCCGCTCGTACGACCGTGTGGTCGCCCTGACCCGCTCCGGCACCACCACCGAGGTGCTCGACCTGCTCGGCCGGCTGAAGGGGCGTACGCGCACGGTCGCGGTCACCGCGGATCCGCGAACTCCCGTGATGGAGGCGGCGGACGACATCGTCGTGCTCGACTACGCCGATGAGAAGTCCGTGGTGCAGACGCGGTTCGCGACCACCGCGCTCACCCTGCTGCGGGCCCACCTCGGGCTGCACACCGACGCCGTCGTCGCCGACGCCCGTACCGCGCTGGCGGAGCCACTGCCCGAAGGGCTCGTCGACTGCACGCAGTTCACGTTCCTGGGCCGAGGCTGGAGCGTGGGGCTCGCGAACGAGGCCGGGCTCAAGATGCGCGAGGCCTCACTCGCGTGGACCGAGGCCTATCCGGCGATGGAGTACCGGCACGGGCCGATCAGCGTGACCACCGAGGGAACCGCGACCTGGATGCTCGGCGAGGCACCCGAGGGGCTGGCCCAACAGGTCCGGGACACGGGCGCGTTGTGGGTCGAGGGCGGTCTCGACCCGCTCGCCGAACTCGTCCGCGCCCAGCGCCTCGCCGTGGCCGTCGCCGCGGCCCGCGGCCTCGATCCCGACCAGCCCCGCCACCTCACCCGCTCGGTCGTCCTCACCACACACTGA